Proteins from one Microbacterium hatanonis genomic window:
- a CDS encoding SRPBCC family protein: protein MPVTAVTTDPESLTMTLVAEVEASPSRVWRAFTEPEQLGRFWGPPGWPATFETFDFTVGGRAQYAMTSPRGEKSRGAWEFLRIDPTSGYEVIDSFVDEEGRTAEGMPSMRMTFAFDGTDTGARVTSVTYFPSAEALEQLTSMGMVEGSTLAIGQLDRVVADLRDYAMGKGTQTELLDDTHVRITRVIDGPRDLVWRAHHDPELMKKWLLGPDGWRMTVCEPSAEAGGRYRYAWAPEEGTEGEPFGFDGDVLLSEAPVRSVTTEHMTGTDYPSTTNDMSLYEEDGVTLLTLLIEYPNKETRDMVLATGMTDGMEASYARLEGVLADA, encoded by the coding sequence ATGCCCGTCACCGCCGTCACCACCGATCCCGAGTCGCTCACGATGACGCTCGTCGCCGAGGTCGAGGCCTCGCCGTCGCGCGTCTGGCGCGCCTTCACCGAGCCCGAGCAGCTCGGGCGCTTCTGGGGCCCTCCCGGCTGGCCCGCCACCTTCGAGACGTTCGACTTCACCGTCGGCGGACGCGCCCAGTACGCCATGACGAGCCCCCGGGGCGAGAAGTCGCGCGGCGCCTGGGAGTTCCTGCGCATCGACCCGACGAGCGGCTACGAGGTCATCGACTCGTTCGTCGACGAGGAGGGGCGTACGGCGGAGGGGATGCCGTCGATGCGCATGACCTTCGCCTTCGACGGCACCGACACGGGGGCACGCGTCACCAGCGTCACGTACTTCCCCTCGGCCGAGGCGCTGGAGCAGCTCACCTCGATGGGGATGGTCGAGGGCTCCACGCTGGCGATCGGACAGCTCGACCGGGTCGTGGCCGACCTCCGCGACTACGCGATGGGCAAAGGCACGCAGACCGAGCTGCTCGACGACACCCACGTGCGCATCACCCGGGTGATCGACGGGCCCCGCGACCTGGTCTGGCGTGCTCACCACGATCCCGAACTGATGAAGAAGTGGTTGCTGGGCCCCGACGGCTGGCGCATGACCGTCTGCGAGCCCAGCGCGGAGGCGGGTGGCCGCTACCGCTACGCGTGGGCGCCGGAGGAGGGCACCGAGGGGGAGCCCTTCGGGTTCGACGGCGACGTGCTCCTGTCGGAGGCTCCCGTGCGATCGGTCACGACCGAGCACATGACCGGCACCGACTACCCGTCGACGACGAACGACATGTCGCTCTATGAGGAGGACGGCGTGACCCTCCTCACGCTCCTCATCGAGTACCCGAACAAGGAGACCCGCGACATGGTGCTCGCCACGGGGATGACCGACGGCATGGAGGCCAGCTACGCCCGCCTCGAAGGAGTGCTCGCCGACGCCTGA
- a CDS encoding ArsR/SmtB family transcription factor, which yields METQNAQLDRIFRALADTTRRDIVQRTIRGEQSVSALAADYDMSFAAVQKHVAVLEAAELIVKRADGRERLVRANPATIARVRELMTRYEALWRARIDRLDAFLAEPERLPEKQQDPEN from the coding sequence ATGGAAACCCAGAACGCGCAGCTCGACCGGATCTTCCGGGCGCTGGCAGACACGACGCGACGCGACATCGTGCAGCGCACCATCCGCGGCGAGCAGTCGGTGTCGGCGCTCGCCGCCGACTACGACATGAGCTTCGCCGCCGTGCAGAAGCACGTGGCCGTGCTCGAGGCGGCCGAGCTCATCGTCAAGCGCGCCGACGGGCGCGAGCGCCTCGTGCGGGCCAACCCCGCCACGATCGCCCGCGTCCGCGAGCTCATGACGCGCTACGAAGCCCTGTGGCGCGCCCGCATCGACCGGCTCGACGCGTTCCTCGCAGAGCCCGAACGACTGCCCGAGAAGCAGCAAGACCCAGAGAACTGA